The Peptococcaceae bacterium 1198_IL3148 genome window below encodes:
- the sfsA gene encoding DNA/RNA nuclease SfsA — MINIKTPTTIIYATFVKRENRFVATVEKNNNHYRAHVPSSGRMQELLVKGAEVILTPSAPGGRTDYKLLLVKYQGNWVSIDSLLPNRIIKKALLSDQLTELSGYQNVKSEHSFGHSRFDFFLQAGSASDCWLEVKSVTLVENGIAKFPDAPTERGAKHVLELIEAVKRGYRAVVMFVVQRSDAGCFKPHGDKDPQFAHALSLAATTGVEIYARKCDVSPEGVILGGQIPVRL; from the coding sequence ATGATAAATATAAAAACCCCTACTACTATAATATATGCTACCTTTGTTAAACGTGAAAATAGATTTGTAGCAACTGTGGAAAAAAATAACAACCATTACCGCGCTCATGTTCCCAGCTCTGGCCGCATGCAAGAGTTATTGGTTAAAGGTGCCGAGGTAATTTTAACCCCTTCTGCACCCGGTGGCCGTACCGACTATAAATTATTGTTAGTAAAGTATCAGGGCAATTGGGTTTCAATAGACTCACTGCTGCCCAACCGGATTATCAAAAAAGCACTATTGAGTGACCAGCTGACCGAGTTAAGTGGCTACCAAAATGTAAAAAGTGAACATTCCTTTGGCCACAGCCGTTTTGATTTCTTTTTACAAGCCGGCAGTGCCAGCGATTGTTGGTTGGAAGTAAAATCGGTGACATTGGTGGAAAACGGCATAGCCAAGTTTCCCGATGCCCCAACAGAAAGGGGCGCCAAACATGTCCTGGAACTAATTGAGGCGGTTAAACGGGGCTATCGCGCAGTGGTAATGTTTGTAGTTCAACGTAGCGATGCTGGCTGCTTTAAGCCCCATGGGGATAAAGACCCCCAGTTTGCCCACGCCCTTTCATTAGCAGCTACCACTGGCGTAGAAATTTATGCCAGAAAATGTGATGTCAGTCCGGAAGGAGTTATTCTTGGGGGGCAAATTCCTGTTAGATTGTAA
- the rsfS gene encoding ribosome silencing factor, with protein MALSIQQMADLAYNAAGEKKAKDITVLDLSKISAMCDYFVICSGGSGPQVKAIAENIEEKLSEQGIEPLRREGLREGSWILLDYGDIVVHVFKEEEREFYKLEKLWGDAPVVEVSSES; from the coding sequence GTGGCATTAAGCATCCAGCAAATGGCCGATCTAGCCTATAACGCTGCTGGCGAAAAAAAGGCAAAAGACATTACTGTACTAGACCTAAGCAAAATTTCAGCAATGTGTGATTACTTTGTGATTTGCAGTGGGGGATCTGGCCCCCAGGTAAAAGCTATTGCAGAAAATATTGAGGAAAAGCTTAGTGAACAAGGTATTGAACCATTAAGACGAGAAGGATTGCGTGAAGGTTCATGGATACTACTGGATTACGGTGACATAGTTGTTCACGTTTTTAAAGAGGAAGAGCGGGAATTTTATAAGTTGGAAAAATTATGGGGAGATGCCCCGGTGGTAGAAGTTTCCTCGGAAAGTTAA
- a CDS encoding Spo0B domain-containing protein: MKIPGLLEVIQVQRHDFLNHFQVISGLLQLKKPERAQDYINQVCAEMGTFSAISRLQVPELQAVLYIATNEANTHLIEFDFNINTKFADCSVPGNIIATAVEECINEAIKLLSPPEVEDRRLTLNVVELEKKIHCKFGLPGLSADIVADLESNLKYCRSLLAYGIQVSLVIKAEQAEIHLSLPRESL, translated from the coding sequence GTGAAAATACCCGGTTTGCTGGAAGTTATTCAAGTGCAAAGACATGACTTTTTAAACCACTTTCAGGTTATTTCTGGTCTGCTGCAGCTAAAAAAACCAGAACGTGCCCAAGACTATATCAACCAAGTGTGTGCAGAAATGGGCACCTTTAGTGCAATTAGCAGATTGCAGGTGCCAGAGCTACAGGCTGTTTTGTATATTGCTACAAACGAAGCCAATACGCACCTAATCGAATTTGACTTCAATATTAATACAAAGTTTGCTGATTGTAGCGTTCCAGGAAATATTATTGCTACTGCGGTGGAGGAATGTATTAACGAGGCGATAAAGCTTCTATCTCCCCCTGAAGTGGAAGATAGGCGATTAACTTTAAACGTGGTTGAACTAGAAAAGAAGATACACTGTAAATTCGGCTTACCGGGCTTGTCGGCTGATATAGTGGCTGACTTAGAAAGCAATTTGAAATACTGTCGCAGTTTATTAGCCTATGGAATACAAGTTAGCTTAGTGATCAAAGCTGAACAGGCAGAAATTCATTTATCATTGCCCCGTGAAAGTCTATAA
- a CDS encoding Rne/Rng family ribonuclease gives MYKEIIVNVTEEETRVAVLEDKQLVEILIERSQSQRLVGNIYKGRVENVLPGMQAAFVNIGLEKNAFLYVEDAIPQRTDHPHGVGPNIMDVLKKGQEIIVQIIKEPIGSKGPRITTHITLPGRYLVLMPNVDYIGISRRIEDEKERERLKEIAARVKPEGMGVIVRTVAEGMDEDEIEHDMQVLNKLWQKIDYKSKRGSVPNQLHRDLELVQRILRDVFSEDVDRLTVDSRDTYEKVNELLDIIDPKLKIKVAYEERDNIFEDYGIETELHRALKRRVWLKCGAYLVIDQAEALTVIDVNTGKYVGNTNLEDTVLKTNLDACVEIARQVRLRNIGGIIIIDFIDMMEEEHRQQVIQALEEEIKKDKTKGNVLGFTQLGLIEMTRKKVRPSLNEIMQKSCPYCEGRGKVLSEETVAINLKNEIYQLAKRTTADTIMVEANPLVAAKLIGTGGTVLKELEKVIGKNLFIRGYDNYHIEEVVVKPLYDQQEVVTIPVQSGQTIEVQVEETHVSNNKDGIARLNGYILDIEGAGTLVGKTVLVEIVKVFRTYAKARLVE, from the coding sequence ATGTATAAAGAGATTATAGTGAATGTAACCGAAGAGGAAACCAGGGTTGCGGTTTTAGAAGATAAACAGTTGGTAGAAATACTAATTGAAAGGTCCCAAAGCCAACGCCTGGTGGGCAATATTTATAAAGGTAGAGTGGAAAATGTGCTGCCTGGGATGCAGGCGGCCTTTGTAAATATTGGTTTGGAAAAAAACGCCTTTCTTTATGTAGAGGATGCGATACCGCAGCGTACCGATCATCCCCATGGGGTAGGGCCTAACATAATGGACGTTTTAAAAAAAGGTCAAGAAATTATTGTCCAGATTATTAAAGAACCCATAGGTAGTAAAGGCCCCAGAATAACAACCCACATTACGTTGCCGGGTCGCTACTTGGTATTGATGCCCAACGTAGATTATATTGGCATATCGAGGCGTATTGAAGACGAAAAAGAACGGGAGCGGCTGAAAGAAATTGCCGCTAGAGTGAAGCCGGAGGGGATGGGCGTAATTGTGCGCACCGTTGCTGAAGGTATGGATGAAGATGAAATTGAACATGATATGCAAGTGTTGAATAAGTTGTGGCAAAAAATTGATTATAAGTCTAAACGTGGTTCGGTGCCAAACCAGCTACATCGCGATTTAGAATTAGTTCAAAGAATCCTCAGGGATGTCTTTAGCGAAGATGTTGACAGACTAACTGTAGATTCACGGGATACCTATGAAAAGGTAAATGAACTGTTGGATATTATTGACCCTAAGTTAAAGATTAAAGTTGCCTACGAAGAAAGAGACAACATCTTTGAAGATTATGGTATAGAAACAGAACTGCATCGGGCACTGAAACGCAGAGTGTGGTTAAAATGTGGCGCCTATTTAGTGATAGATCAAGCCGAAGCCTTAACGGTGATAGATGTTAACACTGGTAAGTATGTGGGCAACACAAATTTAGAAGACACTGTACTTAAAACTAATTTAGATGCCTGCGTAGAAATAGCTAGGCAAGTTAGACTGCGCAATATTGGTGGCATAATCATCATAGATTTTATTGACATGATGGAAGAAGAACACCGCCAGCAAGTGATTCAGGCTTTAGAAGAAGAAATTAAGAAAGACAAAACCAAAGGCAACGTGTTGGGCTTTACCCAACTGGGTTTGATCGAAATGACCCGTAAAAAGGTGCGCCCCAGTTTAAACGAAATCATGCAAAAATCCTGTCCCTATTGCGAAGGGCGGGGCAAAGTGTTATCTGAAGAGACGGTGGCCATAAATTTAAAGAATGAAATTTATCAATTGGCCAAGCGAACCACAGCGGATACCATTATGGTGGAAGCTAACCCCCTGGTGGCTGCTAAACTTATTGGTACCGGGGGCACGGTTTTAAAGGAATTGGAAAAGGTTATTGGCAAAAATCTGTTTATCCGGGGTTATGATAACTACCATATTGAGGAAGTGGTGGTGAAACCCCTCTATGACCAGCAAGAGGTAGTAACTATACCAGTGCAATCGGGGCAAACTATTGAAGTTCAAGTGGAAGAAACCCATGTCAGTAACAATAAAGACGGCATTGCCAGGCTAAACGGCTACATCTTAGATATTGAAGGAGCCGGAACATTGGTGGGCAAAACAGTTTTGGTGGAGATTGTAAAAGTGTTTAGAACCTATGCTAAGGCTAGACTAGTGGAATAA
- the nadD gene encoding nicotinate-nucleotide adenylyltransferase, producing the protein MKSLAIMGGTFDPIHNGHLVVAEQARHKFECDKVVFVPAAQPPHKDQAAITTSVDDRLTMTRLAVASNPWFEVSTLEIERPGPSYTIDTVKAVKEVYRPEKLYFITGADAVLEILTWKSVEELLGLCYFIAATRPGYDLSDLQKKLNILPNVCLKKIIPFYVPSLAISSTDIRNRVQRREPIKYLLPEPVENYIKEHLLYL; encoded by the coding sequence ATGAAATCCCTTGCCATCATGGGTGGAACCTTTGACCCAATACACAATGGTCACTTGGTGGTGGCCGAACAGGCCCGGCATAAGTTTGAATGCGATAAAGTTGTGTTTGTACCGGCGGCTCAGCCACCCCATAAAGATCAAGCGGCCATCACCACATCAGTTGACGATCGGTTGACCATGACCCGGTTAGCGGTGGCATCGAATCCTTGGTTTGAAGTTTCTACGCTAGAGATTGAGCGACCGGGGCCATCTTATACCATAGATACCGTTAAGGCGGTCAAAGAAGTATACCGTCCGGAAAAATTATACTTTATTACCGGTGCCGATGCAGTTTTAGAAATCCTTACCTGGAAAAGTGTTGAAGAGTTACTGGGTCTTTGCTATTTTATTGCTGCCACTAGGCCAGGCTATGATTTGAGCGATTTGCAAAAGAAATTAAATATTTTACCCAATGTATGCTTAAAAAAGATCATTCCGTTTTATGTACCTTCGTTGGCGATATCCAGCACTGATATTCGCAACAGAGTGCAGCGACGGGAGCCAATAAAATATTTATTGCCCGAGCCGGTGGAAAACTATATTAAGGAACATCTCCTATACCTGTAA
- the rplU gene encoding 50S ribosomal protein L21, producing the protein MYAVLETGGKQFRVQEGDTLFIEKLPAEAGQTFEIDRVLMVEKDGELKIGTPNVEGAKVTFEVVRHGKGKKIIVFKYKPKKNYRRKQGHRQPFTEVVVKSIQA; encoded by the coding sequence ATGTATGCAGTTTTAGAAACTGGTGGTAAGCAATTCCGCGTTCAAGAGGGCGATACTCTCTTTATCGAGAAGTTACCAGCTGAAGCTGGTCAAACCTTTGAAATCGACCGTGTATTGATGGTGGAAAAAGATGGGGAACTGAAAATTGGTACCCCCAACGTAGAAGGTGCTAAGGTAACCTTTGAAGTGGTTCGCCATGGTAAAGGCAAAAAGATTATTGTTTTCAAATACAAGCCTAAGAAAAACTACCGCCGTAAGCAAGGTCATCGTCAGCCGTTCACCGAGGTAGTAGTTAAAAGCATTCAAGCATAA
- the rpmA gene encoding 50S ribosomal protein L27, translated as MAHKKGVGSSRNGRDSESKRLGVKRADGQFVSAGSIIVRQRGTKIHPGNNVGKGGDDTLFAMVDGVVKFERKGRDRKQVSIIVNDAAVAQ; from the coding sequence ATGGCTCACAAGAAAGGTGTCGGTAGTTCCAGGAACGGCCGGGATTCAGAATCGAAACGGCTTGGAGTCAAGCGTGCAGATGGTCAGTTTGTAAGCGCTGGTAGCATTATTGTTCGCCAACGTGGTACAAAAATCCACCCTGGTAATAACGTAGGTAAAGGTGGAGACGACACATTGTTTGCAATGGTAGACGGTGTGGTTAAGTTTGAACGTAAAGGTAGAGATAGAAAGCAAGTTAGCATTATCGTAAATGATGCTGCTGTTGCTCAATAA
- a CDS encoding AMP-binding protein codes for MQNIDKITMGQLLENIARQYPDNDALVYVDRDLRYSYQQFNQLCRKVARGLMALGLEKGDHIAVWTTNVPEWLLLQFAIGKMGAVLVTVNTNYKAFELEYLMKQSDSNSLFLIEGIKNSSYIDTIYELCPELKDAQPGQLSSDRLPLLKKVVLIGAERQPGMFIWDDILKLADQVSEAELDAQMATVDPDDVTNMQYTSGTTGFPKGVMLTHINLIGNASSIADCMRFTDQDRLCIPVPFFHCFGSVLATLACVVSGATMVPLVSFNPIKVLETVEKERCTALHGVPTMFITELECLSKGIYDLSSLRTGIMAGSPCPIEVMKAVIERMNMKEIVITYGQTEASPGITMTRTDDPIELRVNTVGRALPGVEMRIVDPATNQEVAAGVQGEICARGYNVMKGYYKNPEATALAIDEEGWLHTGDLGVVDENGYLKITGRLKEMIIRGGENIYPREIEEFIYTHPHVKEVQVIGVPSEKYGEEVLAFIKLKEGASCTKEDIQQFCENKIARYKIPKYVLFVEDYPTTASGKVQKYKLRQQAIEMLNLKDIEKIETA; via the coding sequence ATGCAAAATATTGACAAAATAACCATGGGGCAATTGTTAGAAAATATCGCCAGGCAATATCCAGATAATGATGCACTGGTATATGTAGACCGGGATCTGCGCTATTCATACCAACAATTTAATCAGTTATGCCGGAAAGTGGCCAGAGGATTAATGGCTTTGGGCCTGGAAAAAGGAGATCATATTGCCGTTTGGACCACCAACGTACCAGAATGGCTGTTACTACAGTTTGCCATTGGTAAAATGGGGGCGGTATTGGTAACGGTAAATACCAATTATAAAGCCTTTGAACTGGAATACCTAATGAAACAATCGGACAGCAACAGTTTATTCTTAATTGAAGGCATTAAAAATTCTAGTTATATCGATACAATTTATGAACTATGTCCCGAATTAAAGGATGCTCAGCCTGGCCAGCTGAGCAGTGATCGTTTGCCACTGCTCAAAAAAGTGGTGCTGATCGGTGCTGAAAGGCAACCGGGCATGTTTATTTGGGACGACATATTAAAACTGGCCGATCAAGTATCAGAAGCGGAGTTAGATGCTCAGATGGCCACTGTGGATCCAGATGATGTGACTAATATGCAATATACCTCTGGTACCACTGGTTTCCCCAAGGGTGTAATGTTGACACACATCAACCTAATTGGTAATGCCAGCAGTATTGCGGACTGTATGAGGTTCACCGATCAAGATCGTTTGTGTATCCCGGTACCATTTTTCCATTGCTTTGGCAGTGTGTTGGCCACCCTCGCCTGTGTGGTCAGTGGGGCCACCATGGTGCCTTTGGTATCATTTAACCCCATCAAGGTATTGGAAACGGTGGAAAAGGAACGGTGTACCGCGCTCCATGGAGTACCGACGATGTTTATTACTGAGTTAGAGTGCTTGTCAAAGGGTATCTACGACCTGTCCAGTTTGCGCACCGGCATTATGGCCGGCTCACCCTGTCCGATAGAAGTGATGAAAGCGGTAATTGAGCGGATGAACATGAAAGAAATTGTTATTACCTACGGTCAAACTGAAGCATCGCCGGGTATTACCATGACCCGTACCGATGACCCCATCGAGTTGCGGGTAAATACCGTTGGCAGGGCATTGCCCGGTGTGGAAATGCGGATTGTTGATCCGGCCACAAATCAAGAGGTTGCCGCTGGGGTACAGGGTGAAATTTGTGCCCGGGGATATAATGTTATGAAAGGATATTATAAGAACCCCGAGGCAACGGCGTTGGCCATAGATGAAGAGGGTTGGTTGCACACCGGTGATTTGGGGGTGGTGGATGAAAATGGATATCTTAAGATCACTGGGCGGCTCAAAGAAATGATTATTCGCGGTGGAGAAAATATCTATCCCCGGGAAATAGAAGAATTCATCTATACTCACCCCCATGTTAAAGAAGTGCAGGTTATTGGTGTGCCCAGTGAAAAATATGGCGAAGAAGTACTGGCCTTCATTAAGTTAAAAGAGGGTGCCAGTTGCACCAAAGAGGATATCCAACAGTTTTGCGAAAACAAAATTGCCCGTTATAAAATACCCAAATATGTATTATTCGTCGAGGACTACCCCACCACCGCCAGTGGCAAAGTGCAGAAATATAAATTGCGCCAGCAAGCCATTGAAATGCTAAACTTAAAAGATATAGAAAAGATAGAAACTGCCTAA
- a CDS encoding RNA-binding protein: MARTLYVGNLPWATKAEDLQEHFAAHGEVLSSRVITDRETGRSRGFGFVEVNDGDAEAMIAALNGSELDGRVITVNEAKPREQQ, encoded by the coding sequence ATGGCTCGCACACTATATGTTGGTAATCTACCATGGGCAACCAAGGCTGAGGATTTGCAAGAACACTTTGCCGCTCATGGTGAAGTTTTATCCAGCCGGGTAATTACCGATCGTGAAACCGGTAGATCAAGGGGCTTTGGCTTTGTTGAAGTAAACGATGGCGATGCTGAGGCCATGATCGCTGCCCTAAATGGCAGTGAGTTGGATGGCCGAGTTATTACCGTTAATGAGGCCAAGCCAAGAGAACAACAATAA
- the leuS gene encoding leucine--tRNA ligase gives MEERYIAKDIEEKWQRQWQSEHLYQVPDFSDKPKYYCLEMFPYPSGKLHMGHVRNYSIGDVVARFKTMQGYDVLHPMGWDAFGLPAENAAIKNAVPPAKWTKENIDNMRAQLKQLGLSYDWSRELATCHPDYYRWTQWIFLKLYEQGKCYKKTATVNWCPDCATVLANEQVVEGACERCSTTVQQRELEQWFFRITDYADRLLSDLKLLDGWPEKVKLMQENWIGRSEGAEVTFKIAGAEDELKVFTTRPDTIFGVSYMVLAPEHPLVESLAQGTDHEEEVADFVRKVRSMTVRDRTTTAEKEGVFTGSYCINPVNGEHIPILVGNYVLLEYGTGAVMGVPAHDQRDFDFASKYKLPIRPVIKPKDRDIENEELTEAYTGEGVLINSGDFNGLPNNEAIKAITNFLVDKKQGQRVVNYRLRDWLISRQRYWGTPIPIIYCKECGTVPVPEDQLPVLLPTDVEFKPSGKSPLMDIPEFVNCTCPKCGGEAKRETDTMDTFMDSSWYYLRYTSARDKEHVWGKANVDRWMSVDQYIGGVEHAILHLLYSRFFTKFFQDIGLLDQPEPFKNLLTQGMVLKDGAKMSKSKGNVVSPEEIVGRYGADTARLFILFAAPPERDLEWSDRGVEGCHRFLNRVWRLFHSLLTEVKDAPALQNVDKLVGVHKELRRITHQTIKKVGEDVDQRFNFNTAISSIMELVNALYTYRDKVPQVERNAAVLREALENVTILLAPFAPHITEELWQLLGYNNSVHKQLWPQYDEQALVEDEVTIVVQINGKVRERMLVPANINAEQLKENVMNQQKISELLAGKQVIKIIAVPGKLVNIVVK, from the coding sequence GTGGAAGAACGTTACATAGCTAAAGATATTGAAGAAAAATGGCAACGGCAGTGGCAAAGTGAACATTTATATCAGGTGCCGGATTTTTCGGATAAGCCTAAGTATTATTGTTTAGAGATGTTCCCGTATCCCTCGGGCAAACTGCATATGGGACACGTGCGCAACTATTCCATCGGTGACGTGGTGGCTCGCTTTAAAACCATGCAAGGTTATGATGTGCTACACCCCATGGGCTGGGATGCCTTTGGCTTGCCGGCAGAAAATGCGGCCATTAAAAACGCTGTGCCCCCAGCTAAGTGGACCAAGGAAAACATTGATAACATGAGAGCGCAACTCAAACAATTGGGTTTAAGCTATGATTGGAGTCGGGAATTAGCCACTTGCCATCCAGATTATTATCGCTGGACCCAGTGGATTTTTCTTAAATTATATGAACAAGGCAAATGCTACAAGAAAACAGCCACAGTAAACTGGTGTCCGGATTGTGCCACTGTACTGGCAAACGAACAAGTGGTGGAAGGTGCCTGTGAACGCTGTAGCACCACCGTACAGCAGCGGGAACTGGAACAATGGTTTTTCCGCATTACCGATTATGCTGACCGGTTGTTGTCAGACCTAAAGCTACTGGATGGTTGGCCGGAAAAAGTAAAGCTGATGCAAGAAAACTGGATTGGTCGCAGTGAAGGTGCGGAAGTAACCTTTAAAATTGCAGGTGCTGAAGATGAATTAAAAGTATTTACCACCAGGCCGGATACAATTTTTGGTGTTAGTTATATGGTGCTGGCCCCGGAACACCCACTGGTGGAAAGTTTGGCCCAGGGTACTGACCATGAAGAAGAAGTGGCTGATTTTGTGCGCAAAGTACGCAGCATGACAGTGAGGGATCGGACCACAACCGCTGAAAAAGAAGGGGTATTTACCGGCTCATACTGTATTAACCCGGTAAACGGAGAACATATTCCCATTTTAGTGGGCAACTATGTACTGCTTGAATATGGTACCGGAGCAGTTATGGGTGTGCCGGCCCACGACCAACGGGACTTTGATTTTGCCAGCAAATATAAATTGCCGATCCGCCCGGTAATTAAGCCTAAAGACCGAGATATCGAAAATGAGGAACTTACTGAGGCTTATACTGGTGAAGGCGTATTAATTAACTCCGGCGATTTTAATGGGTTGCCAAATAATGAGGCCATTAAGGCCATTACTAATTTCCTTGTGGATAAAAAACAGGGTCAAAGGGTGGTCAACTACCGCCTGCGGGATTGGTTAATTTCTCGGCAGCGCTATTGGGGCACCCCAATCCCCATTATTTACTGTAAAGAATGTGGCACTGTGCCGGTGCCGGAAGATCAACTGCCGGTGCTATTGCCAACAGATGTGGAATTCAAACCATCTGGCAAATCACCGCTGATGGATATTCCGGAATTTGTTAACTGCACCTGTCCCAAATGTGGCGGAGAAGCCAAACGGGAAACCGATACCATGGATACTTTTATGGATTCCAGTTGGTACTACCTACGCTATACCAGTGCCCGAGACAAAGAGCATGTATGGGGTAAAGCCAATGTGGATCGGTGGATGTCCGTTGACCAATATATCGGTGGCGTAGAACACGCTATTTTGCACTTGTTGTACTCTAGATTTTTCACCAAGTTCTTTCAAGATATTGGTTTGCTAGATCAACCAGAACCCTTTAAAAACCTACTTACCCAGGGCATGGTGCTTAAAGATGGTGCCAAAATGTCAAAATCCAAGGGCAACGTAGTTAGTCCAGAGGAGATTGTCGGTAGGTATGGTGCAGACACTGCCAGACTGTTTATTTTATTTGCAGCACCACCGGAGCGTGATTTGGAGTGGAGTGACCGTGGAGTAGAGGGTTGTCATAGATTTTTAAACCGGGTATGGCGGTTGTTTCATTCACTGTTGACAGAAGTAAAGGATGCCCCGGCATTGCAAAATGTTGATAAGCTGGTGGGAGTACACAAAGAATTGCGCCGCATTACTCACCAAACCATTAAAAAGGTTGGTGAAGATGTTGATCAGCGGTTTAACTTTAATACCGCCATCAGTTCCATTATGGAATTGGTTAACGCACTCTATACTTACCGGGATAAAGTGCCCCAAGTCGAAAGAAATGCCGCAGTGTTGCGGGAAGCGTTGGAAAATGTGACTATTTTGCTGGCGCCCTTTGCTCCGCACATTACTGAAGAACTTTGGCAGCTGCTGGGTTACAATAATAGTGTGCATAAACAGCTTTGGCCACAGTATGATGAACAAGCATTGGTTGAAGATGAAGTTACCATTGTGGTACAAATTAATGGTAAAGTACGGGAAAGAATGCTGGTACCAGCTAATATCAATGC
- the obgE gene encoding GTPase ObgE — protein MFYDKAKINVKAGDGGSGCVAMRREKYVPEGGPWGGDGGRGGSIYLVADEGLNTLVDFRYKRHFKGERGQHGMGKGMHGHSGEDLVLRVPVGTIVRNAETGAFIADINKPGQRVMVAKGGRGGRGNMRFATAQNKAPTIAEKGEPGEELWISLELKLIADVGLVGFPNAGKSTIISSVSAAKPKIADYPFTTIVPNLGVVRVADGDSFVMADIPGLIEGAHTGIGLGHEFLRHVERNRVLIHVIDTAGTEGRDPVEDFYVINQELEKYNQRLASRPMVIAANKMDIPEAQQNLERLKAELGAKYEIFPVSAVTGQGLDELLLRVAQMLTEIPKEELDLMPPEEEVVTYKPEPKFTLEKDGDVFVIAGKEIEKHLIMTDLNSEQSVQRLGMIMDKMGIYKALEEAGAKEGDIVRVLEFEFEYVD, from the coding sequence ATGTTTTACGATAAAGCGAAAATAAATGTTAAAGCAGGAGACGGCGGCAGTGGCTGTGTGGCCATGCGCCGAGAAAAATATGTTCCCGAAGGTGGCCCCTGGGGTGGCGATGGTGGCCGGGGTGGCAGCATCTATTTAGTGGCCGACGAAGGCCTTAACACGCTGGTGGACTTTAGATACAAACGCCATTTTAAAGGAGAACGAGGCCAACACGGCATGGGCAAAGGTATGCATGGACATTCTGGGGAGGATCTTGTTCTGAGGGTACCGGTGGGTACCATCGTCAGAAATGCTGAAACTGGCGCATTTATTGCCGATATCAATAAGCCCGGCCAAAGGGTGATGGTGGCTAAAGGTGGCCGAGGTGGTCGGGGTAATATGCGTTTTGCCACCGCCCAAAATAAAGCCCCCACCATAGCAGAAAAAGGGGAACCGGGGGAAGAACTATGGATTAGTTTGGAATTAAAATTGATTGCCGATGTTGGATTAGTGGGTTTTCCCAATGCCGGTAAATCAACAATTATATCCAGTGTTTCAGCGGCTAAACCGAAAATAGCGGATTACCCCTTTACTACCATTGTTCCCAATTTGGGTGTGGTGCGGGTTGCTGATGGCGACAGCTTTGTAATGGCCGATATCCCTGGCTTAATTGAAGGTGCCCATACCGGCATTGGTCTGGGACATGAATTTTTACGGCATGTAGAACGCAATCGGGTGTTAATTCATGTCATTGACACAGCTGGCACCGAGGGTCGAGACCCAGTGGAAGACTTTTATGTTATTAACCAAGAACTGGAAAAATACAACCAAAGGCTTGCCAGTAGGCCAATGGTGATTGCTGCCAATAAAATGGATATCCCCGAAGCTCAACAAAATCTAGAACGCTTAAAGGCGGAACTGGGTGCTAAATATGAAATATTCCCAGTTTCAGCGGTTACTGGTCAGGGTTTAGATGAGTTATTGTTAAGGGTCGCTCAAATGTTAACTGAAATACCAAAAGAAGAGCTGGACTTGATGCCACCGGAAGAGGAAGTGGTTACTTACAAACCGGAACCTAAGTTCACATTGGAAAAGGATGGGGATGTGTTTGTAATTGCTGGCAAGGAAATAGAAAAGCACTTGATTATGACTGATTTGAATAGCGAGCAATCGGTGCAGAGGTTAGGTATGATTATGGACAAAATGGGTATCTATAAAGCATTGGAAGAAGCAGGTGCCAAAGAAGGCGATATTGTAAGGGTGCTGGAGTTTGAATTTGAATATGTGGATTAG
- the yqeK gene encoding bis(5'-nucleosyl)-tetraphosphatase (symmetrical) YqeK, which yields MNLEVIKEQLKQDIPEKRYLHTLGVIETAEKLAKRYQADVAKVKLAALLHDCARGFSDEELIQFAHHHDINVDYVYESFPALLHGPVGAVVAKNKYHITDEEILHAVAVHTLGDVGMGDVAKILMIADAIEPGRAYRGIEVLREQVAGCHNNINQAVLCCLEHKIQVVLKSKYLLHPLAVDARNDLLLSISK from the coding sequence ATGAACCTTGAAGTAATTAAAGAACAATTAAAGCAAGACATTCCAGAAAAAAGGTATCTCCATACCTTGGGAGTAATAGAAACCGCTGAAAAATTGGCCAAAAGATATCAGGCGGACGTGGCTAAAGTAAAATTGGCGGCACTGCTGCACGATTGTGCCCGGGGATTTAGCGACGAAGAATTAATTCAGTTTGCCCATCACCACGACATTAATGTCGACTATGTATATGAAAGCTTTCCCGCCCTGTTGCATGGTCCGGTGGGGGCGGTGGTGGCCAAAAATAAATATCATATAACAGACGAAGAAATACTACATGCAGTGGCAGTGCATACCTTAGGTGATGTGGGCATGGGTGATGTTGCCAAAATACTGATGATTGCCGATGCCATTGAACCTGGAAGAGCGTATCGGGGCATAGAAGTATTGAGAGAACAGGTTGCCGGTTGCCATAACAACATAAATCAAGCAGTGCTCTGTTGCCTTGAACATAAGATCCAAGTTGTGTTAAAATCCAAATATCTGTTGCATCCACTGGCAGTGGATGCCCGTAACGACCTGCTACTGAGTATTTCAAAGTAA